The sequence below is a genomic window from Sebastes fasciatus isolate fSebFas1 chromosome 11, fSebFas1.pri, whole genome shotgun sequence.
tgttGCGCATGCACAATAGTCACAACACAGGATGGGTGATGTCGGCAAATTAACTCAAACATGTCATGCTACAACTTTTTTGCTGCTTGATTAAAGTCATGGAAAACTTGCACGTTTTCTAATCCAGTGTTTCCCATTAATTCTTTTCCTGctgtatttatcattgttgtcaTGTTATTTAATGTGATGTGTCGGGTGAAGGCAATAATCTAAAAGTGAGGAAAGTTTGCTCAGTCATCCCGGTTTGAATTGAACTGTCCGAGAGGTCTGGACGGTGAATGTTAATGTCTTCCTCTGATAAAAGAGCTTGATAGTTagaaatcaaaataaattgcCCACAGAGGAAATATTATTTGGTAGACATAATGTTTAACTCTACCAACCTTATGGCCGTTCAGTACAACAGTCTTTGCTGCAGTGGCGTTGCTGGCCGTAGTTGCGTAGACGTAGGTGAGCTGGGGGATGAGGATGGGGCGATTCGTCTCGGTGTCAATGGCGCTGAGACAGCCCACCGTGGCCTGACCAGCGATGGCCGCTAATGTGCGCAGCTGTGCGGCAGTGGCAATATCAACAGGTCTTCCGGTCTGAGGCGTGGTGACATAGATGGTTCGGACCTCCTTCCTCAGGCAAGATGGGTTCAGGGGCTGTTCCTGCTGCTTGGCGGGAGGCGAGGTCGTTTCCAATGCTGCTGCGATATGTTTAGGAAAGGGGAGGTCAAGCAGCTCGGCCTGGGAGTCCGGGACGTCTGGCTTGCTCTCATCGATGACGGGGTCTTCTGGCTCGCTCTTAACAATGACGGGGCCTTCTGGCTCGCTCTTAACGATGACGGGGTCTTCTGGCTCGCTCTTAACGATGACGGGGTCTTCCGGCTCGCTCTTAACGATGACGGGGTCTTCCGGCTCGCTCTTAACGATGACGGGGTCTTCTGGCTCGCTCTTCACGATGACGGGGTCTTCTGGCTCGCTCTTCACGATGACGGGGTCTTCTGGCTCGCTCTTAACGATGACGGGGTCTTCTTGCTCGCTCTCAACAATGACGAGGTCTTCTTGCTCGCTCTCGACAATGACGAGGTCTTCTGGCTCGCTCTCAACAATGACGAGGTCTTCTGGCTCGCTCTTGACAATGACGAGGTCCTCTGTGTTGAAGCTTATGGGTGAAGAGTCTGACGGAGAAGCACTGCCAGATTCTTCCTCTGCCTCTCCATTCGGATTCGAGATGTCCTCTGAGCTGGAAtttgtgttttcagtctttttgcAAACTGCTGTAGCTTCATTGCGGTATTTGCCCGAATTTTTCCCAGAGTTCACCTTAGCAAACCACTTTCTGACCACATTCACGGGAATACTGACGGACTCTGAGATCTTTGTCAGCTCCACCTCGCTGGGGTTGGCATTGGAGGCGAAGTAGGTCTTGAGGAGTGAGAGGACATTGTCCACAGGTGGCTCCTCCAGCGTCACCCCCGCCTCGCTTAGCAGAGCAGCGAATGAGGGGTCCAAAGCGGCGGAGTCAACAGCCTCCCCGTTGGCTGCTTTGTAGTGCTGGAGGAGGTGTAACGCCTCCAGGTTGTCGGGACAGTCATCGCATAGTAAACATGTACTGGTGCTGTTGACTTTTGGCATCTGAGCTGTTGGGGCGTCTGAAGTCATTTGTGTTTGATTAACTGCCTCTGTCTCCATGTCTGTGATGGCCACCGATTCTGGCTCTGCCTTTACATTGTAGACCAGCCTGAGCACGTTTCCGTCCATCACCACCTTGAGCACATTCTGCAAGTCGTTCAGATTGATGCTGATGGGCGACATGAGGCCGACTGTTGGTACGACTATAGTCACACCCTGAGGCAGGGTTGTAGCTGGAACCACAGCTGGCTGTGCGGCCCCTCCGTTCACCGCTCCGTTGGTACCAGCTGAAGTTGCCGGTGTCGCCATCACAGGCTTGCACTCGTATTCCACAGGTTCAGATTTGATCTGTGTGACGGGGAGCTGCTCCTGGAGGGGTTTGCTTTCAGTCTTCTCTTTAAGAATCATGCAGCCTGGAGAAATTATGACCGGTGTGTTCTGGGTGGTGGGTGGGGGGCATTTGATCAGCGTTCAAGGGACGCCATTGGGAGGTTCAGCACCCACAGACTTCTTAATGCTGATGTGGGAGCTGTAGGAGCCCGAGTGGGAGAATCGCTTCTTGCAGTTTCATTCATATGGTTTCTCTCctgagagggacacacagagaaattacaaaaatttaaaaacacacaaaaacggCCATCAGTATTTACATTGAATAACACCTCGGGGGACCACCCTTTTTGACAAAGGGAAAATTAATTTATGAATTGATAAACTTAGTGGAActctgattaataattaaataataactaCAAccaaatatatacaatatatacaatatactgtagctaGT
It includes:
- the LOC141777751 gene encoding zinc finger E-box-binding homeobox 1-like isoform X2 gives rise to the protein MILKEKTESKPLQEQLPVTQIKSEPVEYECKPVMATPATSAGTNGAVNGGAAQPAVVPATTLPQGVTIVVPTVGLMSPISINLNDLQNVLKVVMDGNVLRLVYNVKAEPESVAITDMETEAVNQTQMTSDAPTAQMPKVNSTSTCLLCDDCPDNLEALHLLQHYKAANGEAVDSAALDPSFAALLSEAGVTLEEPPVDNVLSLLKTYFASNANPSEVELTKISESVSIPVNVVRKWFAKVNSGKNSGKYRNEATAVCKKTENTNSSSEDISNPNGEAEEESGSASPSDSSPISFNTEDLVIVKSEPEDLVIVESEPEDLVIVESEQEDLVIVESEQEDPVIVKSEPEDPVIVKSEPEDPVIVKSEPEDPVIVKSEPEDPVIVKSEPEDPVIVKSEPEDPVIVKSEPEGPVIVKSEPEDPVIDESKPDVPDSQAELLDLPFPKHIAAALETTSPPAKQQEQPLNPSCLRKEVRTIYVTTPQTGRPVDIATAAQLRTLAAIAGQATVGCLSAIDTETNRPILIPQLTYVYATTASNATAAKTVVLNGHKERNHMTAQTARSNSPTQAPTAPTSAVRSVWVQNLLVASLEHQSNPPPPTTQTTSVVIATARMILKEKTESKPLQEQLPVTQIKSEPVEYKCKPVMAAPATSAGTNGVVNGGTAQPAVVPTTTLPQDVAMVVPTVLQNVPKQVKRLGGRSDGVSTVEEQNEPDLAAVTKKRRLEKGTVYTCDLCPKVFVNKYIMLRHKYDHTGKRPHECNICKKAFKHKHHLIQHSRLHSVEEQKDPEIITDFRCDLCSKYFLKKSTLLRHKIEHTGKRPYECNVCNKTFKRNYHLIQHLTLHFGEEPKDPVAAALKKKRRLQNFTELRCDICSKYFLNKFNLLRHNFEHTGKRPYECNICNKAFKRKHHLIQHSSMHSGEKPYQCDKCGKRFTTSRTHSDHVKKQFPYCRKLSLNSGLGPRRVQSELGGLRDVLQSDSQITTPALTTGDRREEEKRRGGQEDCGRREAGQGVIL
- the LOC141777751 gene encoding uncharacterized protein LOC141777751 isoform X1, which produces MILKEKTESKPLQEQLPVTQIKSEPVEYECKPVMATPATSAGTNGAVNGGAAQPAVVPATTLPQGVTIVVPTVGLMSPISINLNDLQNVLKVVMDGNVLRLVYNVKAEPESVAITDMETEAVNQTQMTSDAPTAQMPKVNSTSTCLLCDDCPDNLEALHLLQHYKAANGEAVDSAALDPSFAALLSEAGVTLEEPPVDNVLSLLKTYFASNANPSEVELTKISESVSIPVNVVRKWFAKVNSGKNSGKYRNEATAVCKKTENTNSSSEDISNPNGEAEEESGSASPSDSSPISFNTEDLVIVKSEPEDLVIVESEPEDLVIVESEQEDLVIVESEQEDPVIVKSEPEDPVIVKSEPEDPVIVKSEPEDPVIVKSEPEDPVIVKSEPEDPVIVKSEPEDPVIVKSEPEGPVIVKSEPEDPVIDESKPDVPDSQAELLDLPFPKHIAAALETTSPPAKQQEQPLNPSCLRKEVRTIYVTTPQTGRPVDIATAAQLRTLAAIAGQATVGCLSAIDTETNRPILIPQLTYVYATTASNATAAKTVVLNGHKERNHMTAQTARSNSPTQAPTAPTSAVRSVWVQNLLVASLEHQSNPPPPTTQTTSVVIATARMILKEKTESKPLQEQLPVTQIKSEPVEYKCKPVMAAPATSAGTNGVVNGGTAQPAVVPTTTLPQDVAMVVPTVGLMSPISINLNDLQNVPKQVKRLGGRSDGVSTVEEQNEPDLAAVTKKRRLEKGTVYTCDLCPKVFVNKYIMLRHKYDHTGKRPHECNICKKAFKHKHHLIQHSRLHSVEEQKDPEIITDFRCDLCSKYFLKKSTLLRHKIEHTGKRPYECNVCNKTFKRNYHLIQHLTLHFGEEPKDPVAAALKKKRRLQNFTELRCDICSKYFLNKFNLLRHNFEHTGKRPYECNICNKAFKRKHHLIQHSSMHSGEKPYQCDKCGKRFTTSRTHSDHVKKQFPYCRKLSLNSGLGPRRVQSELGGLRDVLQSDSQITTPALTTGDRREEEKRRGGQEDCGRREAGQGVIL